A single Candidatus Zixiibacteriota bacterium DNA region contains:
- the mfd gene encoding transcription-repair coupling factor, translating to MSTSTLLDLANRSDGFSILSEKIAEGKKSITLSGLVGSGKSFLLAHLEVKIQAPILVLTYHPDEATKLFEDLQSFLGEDKVSLFPSREILPYELEVPYSEVLGARLSCLHELLLQRKKVVVTHIRAILEKTIPPDELKSKIIQLKVGQELEIDDLVQRILGLGFKRTPQVEEVGTYSQRGGILDLFPYTSENPLRMEFFGNQIESIREFSVFNQRTVTKKDEAIILPKREFHLRDEELEKYLRGLEEKKAQNLRERINLYQEIPGLEWMAPLFKLPQGELLDYLPEETLCFLDEPELIQREIGKIWEEAEERYQEADSKGELVPKPGAFLRGITSFENRIKKFQHLENHYLKKENLDFDFEMAEPDSLISDFSRLKKTLEKEENRGRRIYITCENSGQRERLEELLEKDAEKVIFLLLNLSSGFVFPELDLAVLPEHQLFRRYFRRRRKKKFKEGLPLSAYTSLSSGDFVVHIDFGIGRYAGLETLSIDEKKRDCLLLIYKDGDKLYVPVEEFNRIQKYIGKDGEPNLSKLGSPSWEKTKEKTKQALKEMAEELIQLYAERKAKPGHSFSPDTSWQKELESSFIYEETPDQIEAIEAIKKDMEKLVPMDRLVCGDVGYGKTEVALRAAFKCVMDGKQVAVLVPTTILAQQHHTTFTERLRDYPVQIEVLSRFKSPKEQKEIIEFVEKGKIDIVVGTHRLLQKDVRFKDLGLLIIDEEQRFGVTHKEKLKKFKKSVDVLTLTATPIPRTLQLSLLGAKDMSIINTPPKDRLPIQTSISRFDKELITEAILKEADRGGQVYFVHNRVESINSIYNLLRKLLPDLRLAVAHGQMEEKVLEKIMLQFLEGKYDCLLCTNIIESGLDLPNVNTILINRADRFGLAELYQLKGRVGRSNRKAYAYLLVPDFGDLTPQARKRLSAIQQYTQLGSGFYLALRDLEIRGAGNILGPQQHGFIEEIGFDLYCRLLDEAVREIKGEKIKKVKETKLEIDLDLFIPQQYIEDSQQRMEIYKKLSEVRRNEDIEELKIELRDRFGPLPIEAEELLEISEIKLLSQAKEISKLSLRGDRLKIEFDQSKKVGKEEIRKYREGLTYPMEFFADKNLKMELSLNSTENRLEQTKKVLQKL from the coding sequence ATGTCTACCTCAACGCTTTTGGATCTGGCAAACAGGTCTGATGGTTTCTCGATCCTGAGCGAGAAGATCGCAGAAGGGAAAAAAAGTATCACCTTATCCGGGCTGGTCGGGTCAGGGAAATCTTTTCTTTTAGCTCACCTGGAAGTGAAGATTCAGGCTCCGATTCTGGTCCTGACCTATCATCCGGATGAAGCTACAAAGCTTTTTGAGGACCTGCAATCGTTCTTGGGAGAAGATAAGGTTTCGCTCTTCCCCTCAAGGGAGATTCTACCCTATGAGCTGGAAGTCCCTTACTCTGAGGTACTGGGTGCCAGGCTCTCCTGCTTGCACGAGCTTTTGCTCCAGAGGAAAAAAGTGGTGGTGACCCATATACGGGCAATTCTGGAAAAGACCATCCCTCCGGATGAGCTGAAAAGTAAAATCATCCAACTGAAGGTCGGGCAGGAGCTGGAGATAGACGATCTGGTGCAGAGGATTTTAGGTTTGGGCTTCAAAAGAACCCCCCAGGTAGAAGAGGTGGGCACTTATAGCCAGAGAGGAGGGATTTTAGACCTTTTCCCTTATACTTCAGAGAATCCTCTAAGGATGGAGTTCTTCGGCAATCAAATCGAATCGATAAGGGAGTTTTCGGTTTTTAACCAGAGAACTGTCACCAAAAAAGATGAGGCTATAATCTTACCTAAAAGGGAGTTTCATCTAAGGGACGAAGAGCTGGAAAAATACCTAAGAGGGCTGGAAGAAAAAAAAGCTCAAAACTTAAGAGAGAGGATTAACCTCTATCAGGAGATCCCGGGTTTGGAATGGATGGCACCCCTTTTCAAGCTTCCTCAGGGCGAGCTTCTCGATTACCTGCCAGAAGAAACTCTCTGTTTTTTGGATGAGCCGGAGTTAATCCAAAGGGAGATAGGGAAGATCTGGGAAGAAGCAGAAGAAAGGTATCAGGAGGCAGACTCAAAAGGAGAATTGGTTCCGAAACCGGGTGCTTTTCTGAGAGGAATAACCTCCTTTGAAAACCGGATAAAGAAGTTCCAGCATCTGGAAAATCATTACTTGAAAAAGGAGAATCTGGATTTCGATTTTGAAATGGCTGAGCCGGACAGTCTGATCTCAGATTTTAGCCGGTTGAAGAAGACTTTAGAAAAAGAGGAGAATAGAGGAAGAAGAATCTATATAACCTGTGAGAATTCAGGTCAGAGGGAAAGACTGGAAGAGCTTCTGGAAAAGGATGCAGAAAAGGTCATCTTCTTGTTACTTAACTTGAGTTCAGGTTTTGTCTTCCCGGAACTGGATTTAGCAGTCCTTCCAGAACACCAGCTTTTCAGGCGCTATTTCAGAAGAAGAAGAAAAAAGAAATTTAAAGAGGGTTTACCGCTTTCAGCTTACACCAGTCTTTCCTCAGGCGATTTTGTAGTACATATCGATTTCGGCATAGGAAGGTATGCCGGGCTGGAAACCCTTTCCATAGATGAAAAAAAGAGAGATTGTCTTCTTCTCATCTACAAAGACGGAGATAAATTATATGTCCCGGTAGAGGAATTTAACCGGATTCAGAAATATATTGGAAAAGACGGGGAACCGAACCTTTCAAAATTAGGCTCGCCTTCCTGGGAGAAAACCAAAGAAAAGACCAAGCAAGCCCTGAAAGAAATGGCAGAAGAGCTTATCCAGCTTTATGCGGAAAGGAAGGCAAAACCCGGACATTCTTTTTCACCAGACACCTCCTGGCAGAAAGAGTTAGAATCGTCCTTCATCTACGAGGAGACCCCTGACCAGATCGAGGCAATAGAAGCGATCAAAAAAGACATGGAAAAGCTTGTTCCTATGGACCGTCTGGTGTGCGGAGACGTAGGTTATGGTAAGACTGAAGTTGCTTTAAGAGCAGCATTTAAATGTGTGATGGACGGAAAACAGGTGGCTGTGCTCGTTCCCACCACGATTTTGGCTCAACAGCACCATACCACTTTCACCGAGAGACTAAGAGATTACCCGGTTCAAATTGAAGTCTTATCCCGTTTTAAGTCGCCTAAAGAGCAAAAAGAGATAATCGAATTCGTTGAAAAGGGGAAAATCGACATTGTCGTTGGTACACACCGGCTCCTGCAAAAAGACGTCCGGTTTAAAGATTTAGGACTCCTGATAATAGACGAAGAGCAAAGGTTCGGAGTCACTCATAAAGAGAAACTCAAAAAATTCAAAAAATCAGTTGACGTCTTGACCCTGACAGCCACACCTATTCCCCGAACTTTGCAGCTTTCCTTATTAGGGGCTAAAGATATGTCCATAATTAATACCCCACCCAAGGATAGACTGCCTATCCAGACAAGCATATCGCGGTTCGATAAGGAGTTAATTACAGAGGCGATCTTAAAGGAGGCTGATCGGGGCGGACAGGTCTATTTTGTGCATAATCGGGTTGAGTCGATCAATTCTATTTATAATTTGTTAAGAAAGTTACTTCCTGATCTCAGGCTGGCAGTTGCCCATGGCCAGATGGAGGAGAAGGTCCTGGAGAAGATCATGCTGCAATTTTTGGAAGGGAAATACGATTGTCTACTCTGCACTAATATCATCGAGTCCGGCCTGGACCTGCCCAATGTCAACACTATCCTGATCAACCGGGCTGACAGATTCGGATTAGCAGAGCTTTACCAGCTAAAAGGAAGGGTGGGCAGATCCAACCGTAAAGCTTATGCTTATCTTTTGGTCCCGGATTTCGGGGATCTGACCCCCCAAGCCCGAAAAAGGCTTTCTGCAATTCAGCAGTATACCCAGTTAGGCTCAGGCTTCTATTTAGCTTTACGAGACCTGGAGATCAGAGGAGCAGGAAACATTTTAGGTCCCCAGCAGCACGGCTTCATAGAGGAGATCGGATTTGACCTGTACTGCAGGCTTTTAGACGAGGCGGTAAGAGAGATAAAAGGAGAGAAGATCAAGAAGGTCAAAGAGACGAAATTAGAGATAGATTTAGACCTTTTCATTCCCCAGCAGTATATAGAAGATAGCCAGCAGAGGATGGAGATCTATAAAAAGCTCTCAGAGGTCAGAAGGAACGAGGATATCGAGGAGTTGAAGATAGAGCTCAGGGACAGGTTCGGGCCTTTGCCCATAGAAGCAGAAGAGCTTCTGGAGATATCGGAGATTAAACT
- a CDS encoding class I SAM-dependent methyltransferase — MKWWEKFFDEYYPEVYSHLENLTSREVDGIVRVLGLKPKKMILDLCCGYGRHCLELARRGFRVTGYDFSSYFMERARKEADSLKLKVKFIRGDMRKLPFKSEFDAVINMYTSFGYFQNEKEDLQVLRGVNKALKEDGLFLLDTINREFLLKNFQRKMWAPKKGFFMLDESVFDLFTSRQETTRTLIFENRPKREYFFSFRSYTLTEMIYNLKRTGFVVEQVFGDFDFKEYSIDRPRMIILAKKLS, encoded by the coding sequence ATGAAATGGTGGGAGAAATTTTTCGACGAATATTATCCAGAGGTCTATTCTCACTTAGAGAATTTGACTTCCAGGGAAGTAGATGGGATAGTGAGGGTTTTAGGGCTTAAGCCCAAAAAGATGATTTTAGATTTATGCTGCGGATACGGGAGGCATTGTCTGGAGTTAGCCCGGAGAGGGTTCAGAGTCACCGGTTATGATTTTTCCTCCTATTTCATGGAGAGAGCCAGAAAAGAGGCAGACTCCTTGAAGCTTAAGGTGAAGTTTATTCGAGGGGATATGAGGAAGCTTCCTTTCAAATCGGAATTCGATGCGGTCATAAATATGTATACTTCTTTTGGATATTTTCAGAATGAAAAAGAAGATTTGCAGGTTTTAAGAGGGGTAAATAAGGCCTTAAAAGAGGATGGCTTATTCCTGCTGGATACGATAAACCGGGAATTCCTTTTAAAGAATTTTCAGAGGAAGATGTGGGCTCCTAAAAAAGGGTTTTTTATGTTAGATGAATCGGTCTTCGACCTTTTCACCAGTCGCCAGGAAACCACCCGCACCCTTATTTTTGAAAATCGTCCTAAAAGGGAGTATTTTTTTTCCTTTCGCTCTTATACCCTTACTGAGATGATCTATAACCTGAAAAGAACAGGTTTTGTGGTGGAGCAGGTTTTTGGTGATTTTGACTTTAAGGAATACTCGATAGACCGGCCTCGAATGATAATTCTGGCAAAGAAATTAAGCTAA
- the speB gene encoding agmatinase — translation MFDQRLFLPDNFLGIPQPFSNYQKSKFVILPIPYEQTTTYKAGTKEGPQAIITASKQVELFDEELKTEAYKAGIYTAEELEPISKGPEEMIERIYRLSRELLKDGKVIVTLGGEHTISVGIIKAYKEKYKNLSVLQLDAHADLRQSFQGSKFSHACTMRRVREFAPAVQVGIRNISLEEHNWVKKNKIHLFYAREKDKSPVDEIINSLSDNVYLTFDLDFLDPSIMPSVGTPEPGGFLWYETLDFLKTLSQRKTIVGFDIVELCPQPGNIAPDFLTAKLIYKLIGYIVKR, via the coding sequence TTGTTTGATCAAAGACTTTTTCTTCCAGATAATTTCTTAGGCATTCCCCAGCCTTTCTCAAATTACCAAAAATCGAAGTTCGTCATTCTGCCGATTCCTTACGAGCAGACCACCACCTACAAGGCTGGAACTAAAGAAGGACCACAGGCTATTATCACAGCCTCTAAACAGGTTGAGCTTTTCGATGAGGAGTTAAAAACAGAAGCTTATAAGGCCGGAATCTATACTGCGGAAGAGTTAGAGCCCATATCCAAGGGACCTGAAGAGATGATAGAAAGAATCTATCGACTAAGTCGGGAGCTCCTTAAAGACGGGAAAGTAATTGTGACGTTAGGCGGGGAGCATACCATCTCCGTCGGCATAATAAAAGCCTATAAGGAAAAATATAAAAACCTTTCAGTTTTGCAGCTGGATGCTCATGCGGACTTAAGACAGAGTTTTCAGGGGAGCAAGTTCAGCCATGCCTGCACTATGAGGAGAGTAAGGGAGTTTGCACCTGCAGTTCAGGTGGGAATAAGGAACATAAGTTTAGAGGAGCATAACTGGGTCAAGAAAAATAAGATTCACCTTTTCTATGCCCGGGAAAAAGATAAAAGCCCGGTTGACGAGATCATAAATTCCCTTTCGGATAACGTTTATCTGACCTTTGACCTGGATTTCCTGGACCCCTCGATTATGCCTTCTGTGGGAACTCCGGAGCCGGGAGGGTTTTTATGGTATGAAACTCTGGATTTTCTCAAGACTTTATCTCAGAGGAAAACGATAGTCGGATTCGACATAGTTGAACTCTGTCCCCAGCCCGGAAATATCGCTCCGGATTTTCTGACAGCTAAGCTGATTTACAAACTTATCGGTTACATTGTAAAAAGATGA
- a CDS encoding deoxyhypusine synthase, with amino-acid sequence MNEFLKNPTRPLEIENIKDVAQLLEKMSGISFQGRNLSTALGVWKEMLKKNVVIFLGLSGAMIPGGLRQILVYLIKNRLIDCLVSTGANLFHDLHESLGKYHYLGDHLTSDLKLRKAGIDRIYDTFALEEEFRETDEYIKEFTRSFFDLEKSYSTREFFYSLGKVLSRMKKKEGMVSSAYASGIPIFCPAIGDSSYGIALVELGRETGKRFQFDVIQDAEEISNLVLWAKSTGVIYIGGGTPKNFIQQAEVIASLQRESNKCGHEYAIQIVVDSPHWGGLSGCTFAEAQSWGKIHPKAKTVTVHSDATIALPFLVGALSQGSKGLIRKRKKPEFKFGKELSLKR; translated from the coding sequence ATGAACGAATTTTTAAAAAACCCTACCCGTCCCTTAGAAATCGAGAATATAAAGGATGTAGCCCAGCTTTTAGAAAAGATGAGTGGTATCTCTTTTCAGGGAAGGAATCTGTCCACGGCTTTGGGCGTATGGAAAGAAATGCTCAAAAAAAATGTAGTCATCTTCTTAGGCTTGTCCGGAGCGATGATCCCCGGAGGCTTAAGGCAGATACTGGTCTACCTGATAAAGAATCGATTGATCGACTGCCTAGTCTCTACCGGAGCAAATCTTTTTCACGATCTGCACGAGAGTCTGGGAAAATATCACTACTTAGGGGATCATCTGACCAGCGATTTGAAGCTAAGAAAGGCAGGCATCGATAGGATCTACGATACCTTCGCCTTAGAAGAGGAATTCAGGGAAACAGACGAATATATCAAAGAATTTACCCGCTCGTTTTTCGATCTGGAGAAGAGTTATTCTACCCGGGAGTTTTTCTATTCTTTAGGGAAAGTGTTATCCCGGATGAAGAAAAAAGAGGGAATGGTCAGCTCAGCCTATGCTTCCGGCATCCCGATCTTCTGCCCGGCAATAGGGGATTCCTCTTACGGGATCGCCCTGGTTGAGCTGGGCAGAGAAACCGGCAAAAGGTTCCAATTCGACGTTATCCAGGATGCTGAGGAGATCTCCAATTTGGTCCTCTGGGCTAAATCCACCGGGGTCATCTACATAGGAGGTGGAACCCCTAAAAATTTTATCCAGCAGGCAGAGGTCATTGCCTCCCTTCAGAGAGAAAGTAATAAATGCGGGCATGAATATGCCATTCAGATAGTGGTTGACTCTCCGCACTGGGGAGGGCTTTCCGGATGCACTTTTGCTGAGGCGCAGTCCTGGGGGAAAATCCACCCTAAGGCAAAAACAGTCACGGTCCATTCAGATGCCACCATTGCTCTCCCGTTTTTGGTGGGTGCTCTCTCCCAGGGGTCCAAAGGATTAATCCGAAAGAGAAAAAAGCCAGAGTTCAAGTTCGGGAAAGAACTTTCGTTAAAGAGGTAA
- a CDS encoding arginine decarboxylase, pyruvoyl-dependent — translation MFIMPKQVFLTKGVGRHLEKLSSFELALRNAGIARFNIVSVSSIFPPECKLITRAQGMKKLQDGQIIFCVMSRNSTNEPNRLISSSVGLAIPKEKKYYGFLSEHSAYGQTEKKAGDYAEDLAASMLATTLGLDFDVDKNYDMRKEIWKISGKIVRTMSITQSAEGDKNGLWTTVIAAAIFITQTELKKPA, via the coding sequence ATGTTCATAATGCCCAAACAGGTTTTCCTCACCAAGGGGGTGGGAAGACACCTGGAGAAGCTTTCCAGTTTTGAGTTGGCTTTAAGGAATGCCGGGATCGCCCGTTTTAACATCGTAAGCGTCTCCTCCATTTTTCCACCGGAGTGTAAATTAATCACCAGAGCGCAAGGGATGAAAAAACTGCAGGATGGCCAGATAATCTTCTGCGTGATGAGCCGCAACTCGACCAACGAACCCAACCGTCTGATCTCTTCCTCGGTGGGACTGGCTATACCCAAGGAGAAGAAATATTACGGGTTCCTTTCCGAGCACTCGGCTTATGGCCAGACCGAGAAAAAAGCTGGAGACTATGCTGAAGATTTAGCCGCCTCTATGCTTGCCACCACCCTGGGTTTGGATTTTGACGTGGACAAAAACTATGACATGAGAAAAGAGATCTGGAAGATCTCAGGCAAAATAGTCCGCACCATGAGTATCACCCAGTCCGCAGAAGGGGATAAAAATGGCCTCTGGACCACAGTGATAGCAGCGGCTATCTTTATCACCCAGACCGAGCTCAAAAAACCGGCCTGA
- a CDS encoding DUF4398 domain-containing protein gives MSKYKLFGMSLLLILGIILLSSCAKPPDQEMQAARDAVSAAMNAEANMYVPDLFTPAQDSLNQAETFVTEKKYGDAKRLALFAKSWADSATAMAGTKKEEMKASAENAVKEAADKLDSFKKMKLTAKMKAEVKTWEGSLDQAKKALDAGSYKQASDIAAQVSTMVAKAEEGMKKPAPVVKKKK, from the coding sequence ATGTCAAAATACAAACTCTTCGGGATGAGCTTGCTGCTTATCCTGGGAATAATCCTCTTAAGCTCCTGCGCCAAGCCTCCGGACCAGGAGATGCAGGCAGCCAGGGATGCAGTTTCAGCTGCTATGAATGCTGAAGCTAATATGTACGTGCCCGATCTTTTCACTCCGGCCCAGGATTCCTTAAACCAGGCCGAGACTTTTGTCACGGAGAAGAAATATGGAGATGCCAAAAGGTTAGCCCTGTTTGCCAAGAGCTGGGCTGATTCTGCAACGGCCATGGCCGGAACCAAGAAAGAGGAGATGAAAGCCTCTGCGGAAAACGCGGTAAAAGAAGCAGCTGACAAGCTCGATTCTTTCAAAAAGATGAAGCTCACCGCCAAGATGAAGGCAGAGGTGAAAACCTGGGAAGGCTCGCTGGATCAGGCTAAGAAAGCCTTAGATGCCGGAAGTTACAAACAAGCCTCTGATATAGCTGCTCAGGTCAGCACGATGGTAGCCAAGGCTGAAGAGGGAATGAAAAAGCCGGCGCCAGTAGTGAAAAAGAAGAAATAA
- a CDS encoding efflux RND transporter periplasmic adaptor subunit, producing the protein GEVHEMGFLLIYFQPSFFTNVSDAWMFKEKRKKLLVSWAGIYIHLFLWACVTLLWRITDLETQLNSFLFVVMIASGVLIIFNFNPLIKLDGYYLLSDWLEIPNLRKKAFGYLGSVVKNKILKLREKVPEVTARDKKIFPLYGTLSVIYSFILILYFFLKVGNFLVSRYQGYGFALFLVILYFIFQQPLKVLLAGGFHLFLIKKEGIMKPKKIFIYSGIIILALVLLFVVKLDLKISQECEFAAMERYSIVNSPSAGFIEEQLYQEDKEEKRQMNVLRLISSTYGTANLEPMVKEGQRVKKGQVIVRVFSNQYINELEENEAAIRKEKANLELLEKGARPEEIAQAKEQVRKAEAKLESNENELKRIKELFSRNLISREELEKKESEHTVLASELGIAQNNLKILLRGAKKEEIDMSKAEISRLEAKAKFYKDQIASSDFKSPISGIVTSVQPEGNLLSIANYDTIRVLMPVSEKDLDVIKSGQKVKAKVRSFPWKTFYGAVTRIAYQAEQHKSRQVFLVTSRIDNSELLLKPGMTGQAKIYCGKRSIAYLLLRRVSRWIRVEVWSWF; encoded by the coding sequence CGGAGAAGTTCATGAGATGGGGTTTTTGCTGATCTATTTTCAGCCGTCTTTTTTCACTAACGTCTCGGATGCCTGGATGTTCAAGGAGAAAAGGAAAAAACTATTAGTCTCCTGGGCGGGGATATATATCCATCTTTTCCTTTGGGCTTGCGTCACCCTTTTGTGGAGGATTACCGATTTAGAGACCCAGCTTAATTCATTTCTCTTTGTGGTAATGATAGCATCTGGAGTTTTAATCATCTTCAATTTCAATCCCCTGATAAAATTGGATGGATATTACCTGTTATCCGACTGGCTGGAGATACCTAATTTGCGAAAGAAAGCTTTTGGGTATTTAGGCTCTGTTGTCAAGAATAAAATTCTCAAGCTCAGGGAGAAAGTTCCTGAAGTCACTGCCCGCGATAAAAAGATTTTTCCCCTGTACGGTACCCTGTCGGTAATCTATTCTTTTATTCTCATCCTTTATTTTTTCCTGAAGGTGGGTAACTTTCTGGTATCCCGTTATCAGGGTTATGGATTTGCCTTGTTTTTGGTAATCCTTTATTTTATCTTTCAACAGCCTTTAAAAGTTCTTTTGGCTGGCGGTTTTCATCTTTTCTTGATCAAGAAAGAAGGAATTATGAAACCGAAGAAGATCTTTATTTATTCCGGGATAATTATCCTGGCCCTGGTTTTGTTATTTGTGGTGAAACTGGACTTGAAGATCAGCCAGGAATGCGAGTTCGCCGCCATGGAGAGGTATTCCATTGTTAACAGTCCCTCTGCGGGGTTCATTGAGGAACAGCTTTATCAAGAGGATAAAGAAGAGAAAAGGCAGATGAATGTCTTGAGGCTGATCTCCTCTACTTACGGGACTGCGAATTTAGAGCCAATGGTAAAGGAGGGGCAAAGGGTTAAAAAGGGACAGGTTATAGTTCGCGTGTTTTCCAATCAATATATCAACGAACTGGAGGAGAACGAGGCAGCCATAAGAAAGGAAAAGGCTAATCTGGAGCTTCTGGAAAAAGGAGCCAGGCCTGAGGAGATAGCCCAGGCTAAAGAACAGGTGAGAAAAGCAGAAGCTAAACTTGAGTCAAACGAGAATGAACTTAAGAGGATTAAAGAGCTTTTTTCCCGGAATCTGATCTCCAGAGAGGAATTGGAAAAAAAGGAATCCGAACATACGGTCCTGGCCTCAGAGCTGGGGATTGCCCAGAACAATCTGAAGATACTTCTGAGAGGTGCAAAAAAAGAAGAGATCGACATGTCTAAGGCTGAGATCAGCCGGCTGGAGGCTAAAGCGAAATTCTATAAAGATCAAATCGCTAGTTCGGATTTCAAATCACCCATCTCCGGGATCGTCACCTCGGTGCAGCCGGAAGGGAATCTTTTGAGCATCGCCAATTACGATACCATAAGGGTCTTGATGCCGGTATCAGAAAAAGATCTGGACGTCATAAAATCAGGCCAGAAGGTCAAAGCTAAGGTAAGAAGCTTTCCCTGGAAAACTTTCTACGGGGCGGTAACCAGGATCGCCTATCAGGCAGAACAACATAAATCCCGCCAGGTTTTCCTGGTCACCAGCAGAATAGATAACTCCGAGCTCCTTTTAAAACCGGGGATGACCGGGCAGGCAAAAATCTACTGCGGTAAAAGAAGCATCGCCTACCTACTTCTGCGAAGGGTCAGCCGCTGGATCAGGGTCGAGGTCTGGTCCTGGTTTTAA